The Lycium barbarum isolate Lr01 chromosome 11, ASM1917538v2, whole genome shotgun sequence genome contains the following window.
acagacACGGAATTGGACGAAAGAAGTTCCTCATTCTGGGCTCTCTCTTTATTTCCCTTGTGAGCTCGTCTTCGCTAGGAGTATACCCTAGACCGAAGTGGTAATTTTCCTTTGGGATTGGGGCAGGCTCTATTATCCCTCCGAGGTCTCTTCCCAGACCTTTTCCCATTTCAAAACCATTCCCCGACATGGTGGAGGCCATCATTCTGTAGACCGCCGGCATGGGCTTACCAACCTCTTCCTCCACATGAATGGCCCCAACATATTCCCCTACATGAAAGTTTGATAGGTCAGGGCTCCCTTCTATCATAGGGACGATGTTGTAAGGATACTTCTGAATATCCTTCACAACTGCCACCACAATTTCTTGTCCTTGCCATCAAATTTTATGGCTTGATGCAGAGTTGATGGGCTTGCACCGGTGGAgtgtatccagggtcttcccaagagcatatTGTAATTGGCGATGATTGCCATGACCTGAAATTCTGCTTTGAAGGATGCAGGTCCAACCTGGATCTGTAGGTCTATCTCTCCAAGGAATCACTCAGAGATCCATCAAATCCCCTGATATTTGTGCTACTCTAGCAAATCTTGCCTGCGTCGCAACCAAGCTGAGTCAGTGTGGTGATAGGGCAAATATTGAGGCCTGATCTATTCTCTATCAACACCTTCCCTATTGCTTTACCATGGCATTCCATGGTAATGTTAAGGGCTCTGTTGTGAGCGGTTCCTTCTGCTGGAAAATCCTTTTGAGAAGCAGATTTTGTGTTCTCCAATGATATGGGCTACCGGTCCAACCAATTCCTCGCTGCTAGTACCAGCTGGTACGTGTGCATCATCTAATACTCTCATGAGAGCCTGTCTGTGTGATGGGGAGCTGGTTAGCAATGACAATACCGATATTTGTGCCGGTGTCTTCTTCAAATGCTCAACAATGGATTAATCTTTCGGCTGCATGCGCCGGCAGAAATCCTCCGCTTCTCCCTCAGTTATTGCCCTCTTTTGGGTGTTTTCCTTCCTTGTGGCATTCTGAGCTAACTCCTCAGGAGTGTAACACCTCCCTGAACGGGTCATGCCTTGGGCCATGGCTGCTTGTACAGTGATTGGCTTTGTGGGAGCAATTTGTTACGCCACCTGGGCTACCATGGGTGCTGGAATCAAGGCTTTGAATCCCGATGTCACTGTCGTGGCTCCCGACACTGGGACCAAAACCTTGAAATTCGGATGCTCCTATAGTGTGAGGGAGGCTACTGTGTGTTCTAGGGATTCAACTGCTCTGGGGATTAATGCTCTACAAGCCTCCCAGTCCTCATTCTTTTCAATCATGTGGACTCCATTTTTTCCATGGTTGGGCAACGGGTTTGTGTTCACATTGGGTGCTGCGATTTTTAAATAATTTCTCTCTTATCGATCAGATCTTGGGTTTTGTGCTTGAGATTTATACAGTCTTCTGTGTTGTTCCCATTTCCTCCTGAATGATAGGCATAGGTCTGATCAGCCTCTTAAAATCTATTTCCCGGTTTTGCTGGTTTCGGTTGGACCTTCTGAATCAAGCCTGCAGCCAATAACCTTTTGAAGACCCGAACCCTAGGCTCGAGGAGCGTTGTGAATTCCCTTTCTGACCTCTTCTTGAAACAGGACATAGGGCATTGTATGTCGGGGGTGCTGGTTGATGTTTGTATTTCTGGGATGGTTGATATGCTTGTGGTGGGTTATTTGGGCGGTAATTTATTAGGGTGGTGCTTGGTAAGTGGGAGCGGACACACGGACACTAGGCGGAACCGTGTAAGCTGGTACAGTGGTTGTGAAGCTTGGTTGTGCGTAAGTACACAGGTGTTGGATAATTTATGAGGGGTGTAGTAATGTAGGTGGGTTGTGGTTCTTTCGAGCTTGGGTTTGgagtgtgggatatgcttgccacgtcctctttcttcgtAAGAAAGATTCCTGCAGCAGCTTGTCCAGATGCCTTGTTGAAGACGCTAACTATTTTCCTGGATTTGAGACTATCTTCTatagcctctcccattttgaccaattcagcaAACGGTCTTCCAGCCAAGGACAACATTCTGTCGTAGAAATCAGGCTCCTGGGACTTGATAAACACATAGACTAGCTCTCCTTCACACATTGGTGGCTGCACGCGGGCGGCCTCGGCCCTCCACCTGCTGGCAAACTGTATGTAGTTTTCTGTTGATTTCTGCTTGACTTTTTCAAGATAATAGCGGTCTGGTACTGTTTCGACATTAAAgcgaaatctttccatgaaggattctgccatgtccCCCCAAGTGTGCCATTGATGCATATCTTGAGTTGCGAACCATTTAGCGGATTCTCCGTTCAGGCTACAACTGAATAGTCGCATGATTAGAGGTTCATTTTTCTTTAGTCCAACCAATTGGTCGTAGTAGGATCGGAGGTGTGCCTTGGGATTCCCTGGTCCATTGAACatctcaaattttgggattttgaacccttctggCAAGTCCAGATCTGGATGCATGCATAGATAATCATATCTTAGGCCTGTAGCCTTTCATGCAGACCTATTGGATTTCTCCATTAATTCCTCCATCTTTTTCTCCATATCTCTTTCCCGCTTATCCTGTTCGGCTCTCCTGgccctttccatttcttcatGATGGTCTAGCTCCTTGTGCATTGGAGAGCATTCGCtggggatgttgggagtgaagaatgAGACCTGGTGGGTAGTATGGTTGAGCGGGGCAGTGGCGGTTTGCCCAGCTGGTGGAGCTAGACTACGCAATTGGCTTGCCGAATTAATGTGAACAGGATGAGGAACTTGGTAAGAAGGAACTGAGTGGGTGGTCCCTGGGATTTGAGTGCATTTTGTTGGAGGAGGAGTGATGTAAGAGGGACCAATGTGGTTTGTGTTGGTGGAGCTTAAAGGAGGTGAGATGGTTCCTAGTGGGTACATAGGAAAGTGATCGGGCATTGCTGAGCTCAGGAAAGGGAATGGAGGAGGAGGCCTTCTTTCCCCTATCGAGGCTTCCTTGCCCGCATTTATTGCCTCATTCTTGGCTACCTTTTCTTGGAGAGTCGTAACGACGGTCAGTAATGTTGCAATCACATTTTCTTGAGATGCTACCTCTTGTGGATCTTGGGCATCT
Protein-coding sequences here:
- the LOC132619805 gene encoding uncharacterized protein LOC132619805, with amino-acid sequence MHPDLDLPEGFKIPKFEMFNGPGNPKAHLRSYYDQLVGLKKNEPLIMRLFSCSLNGESAKWFATQDMHQWHTWGDMAESFMERFRFNVETVPDRYYLEKVKQKSTENYIQFASRWRAEAARVQPPMCEGELVYVFIKSQEPDFYDRMLSLAGRPFAELVKMGEAIEDSLKSRKIVSVFNKASGQAAAGIFLTKKEDVASISHTPNPSSKEPQPTYITTPLINYPTPVYLRTTKLHNHCTSLHGSA